GACATAAGCGGCTATTTAACGACCCTGCCCTGAACCGACGACCGGGTCGAATTTGCTTTCGAATTTCTGCCATTCATCCGCTTATTATCACTTATTCAGGCGTAGCAACCAGGCGTTTAAGGGCACCAATAACTGCCTTAAAAAAATTACGCCCCGCCCTGCCACTCATCGCAGTACTGTTGTAATTCATTAAGCATTCTGCCGACATGGAAGCCATCACAAACGGCATGATGAACCTGAATCGCCAGCGGCATCAGCACCTTGTCGCCTTGCGTATAATATTTGCCCATGGTGAAAACGGGGGCGAAGAAGTTGTCCATATTGGCCACGTTTAAATCAAAACTGGTGAAACTCACCCAGGGATTGGCTGAGACGAAAAACATATTCTCAATAAACCCTTTAGGGAAATAGGCCAGGTTTTCACCGTAACACGCCACATCTTGCGAATATATGTGTAGAAACTGCCGGAAATCGTCGTGGTATTCACTCCAGAGCGATGAAAACGTTTCAGTTTGCTCATGGAAAACGGTGTAACAAGGGTGAACACTATCCCATATCACCAGCTCACCGTCTTTCATTGCCATACGGAATTCCGGATGAGCATTCATCAGGCGGGCAAGAATGTGAATAAAGGCCGGATAAAACTTGTGCTTATTTTTCTTTACGGTCT
The Marixanthomonas ophiurae DNA segment above includes these coding regions:
- a CDS encoding type A-1 chloramphenicol O-acetyltransferase, which gives rise to MEKKITGYTTVDISQWHRKEHFEAFQSVAQCTYNQTVQLDITAFLKTVKKNKHKFYPAFIHILARLMNAHPEFRMAMKDGELVIWDSVHPCYTVFHEQTETFSSLWSEYHDDFRQFLHIYSQDVACYGENLAYFPKGFIENMFFVSANPWVSFTSFDLNVANMDNFFAPVFTMGKYYTQGDKVLMPLAIQVHHAVCDGFHVGRMLNELQQYCDEWQGGA